tgttcgaaaaaaGGGGAGGGTTAGGATTGGCCGATTACTTTTTAGCGACGCAAACTAATGGGTGCTAATGGGTTTGTTTTGTATTATGTTTGAACTTAAAAGCAATTTGTACTCTAAACATAAGCGGTTGGAGTTTGAATgtagcaaataaaattgaaatattgaattgaaacgaaattgaaagACATGCACATTTTGTATCAGTGGATGTGAACGGTGACTTTATTTctgtaaaatctttttataaacaaaagtaacaaaaatcattctccataaaaatttttaaactaaATCGTACACAAATAATTCGTTTAGTTTGTCTCGTGTGTTTTCTGTAAATAGGTTTCTCTTGGTGAATCATTGTGAAACTGAGAAATTTAAAACTAATCCGCACATTGTTAATTTGTGGGCGGTGGGCGGACTCAATTCAACCAATGAATTGGTTGCTGGTCGCTATCATTGTCTTTCCCTTGCCTATAACTCTGCTACAGTAAAATGTGAGGCTAAAACTCAAAGACATATTCAACCTGATATTTGAGCCTGAAactcaattacaattttcttaacagAAAGTCTTTACGGTAGCAAAGTCATGTGCATTAGAAAAATCACTAACATCGACCAACAATCCTTTTATTTACATATACTGTTGTACCTATCTACAAAATGATCTGAAATTGTCCTATTATTCATCATCGTACtaccatctgttatcgataaagaCTGCAGAAGTGAGcaacaagctctgactaatgcggtcttatatagcaaaaagcatgttcaacaaaaatgaagtaaaagatttgaaaacagttacatcaaatgaagtactagatccgactgatatgcttgccgtctacaaaagggttttttttgattcttttAAAAGACCCAAAGTTAAAAACGTTTCGAGGTTGAAACTTTGTGGGAGATAATTGAGACAATCATTATAGTGATGGCCAATCCGTTGGTAAGGAGGAGACTTTTGTGGAAATGGATAGTTCTGAAGACAGGACCATTTTAAAGATCACAATATACCATATCAGATGATAAACTAGTTAGTAAGCTAATCCAAATTTAGTACAGGTTTACAGTTAGCTTTGAGCCGAGTCAAATAAAGGttcggtaaaatatttgactATCAAAACCTCTGATGACGTGCCAGGAAGACAAAAGACTCGAAACAAGCGAAATGATACAAGGATTCGTCTACGACTATCCCTACCGATAAAttcaaccgaaaatagtaAACTATTAGTGCCGATCAGAGCCGTCAGAAATAAGAAACAGACTGCGAACAATgatgaaaaattccgaaacgCGGATCCCTTAGACCGAATGGCGAGTGATTTATCAATACTATCGACGCATCTCGGTTGATAAACGGTAAATTGGACAACAATGGAAACGATTTGCGCAAGTATCGTTCATTGGACCGACATAGACTACTGTCCGAATGATAAAGCTTAATATTCGGTTGACTTTTGTGCAAACCATCGCGCTGTTCAAACAGATATCTCGGTCGTTCAGcggaaaatcgaaaacttttcGGACTACGCTGTCGTTTGCTTTGGCGGTTATTCGTTCGAGAGCACTTGCTGTTGGAATTATTCTGTAATTTGTGTAAAAAGTGTAAATTGTGTTTTGTGTCGTCTAACCTATGGCTGTGGTAATAAGGTGTTGTATGATATAACCTTAGATTGTTGTGTCCTTGGCTAGGCGAAAGCCCCATTGAGCGTCTGCCAGGCAGCGTTAAGAAAGGAATATTTATCGGGCAAATTAATTTCGATGCAATTCGATGGGATGTGGTTTGTTAGTTCGacaaattgtgaaatttgtaaaaaaaaacgaaacttaCCGTCTTAGCTCTTCTTGACTGTGAGCTAAAGCTTGAGCGACTCGTTCTAACCGTATTGATCTTGCAGTCAGTGGTGAGGCTGCTCCGCCAGAACTTGAGTCTCCTAACGACATACCATGAAGCTCGTCACGTGATACGTCAGCTGATAGTGCGGGTAGGTTAAGCTATTCGATGGAACAGATAGAatatttgttcagaaaaaatcGACGATTGAAAgacaaaaatgacatttgtTTGTGGTGAGTGTTAGTGTTGTGTGTTCaatgcaacaaaaaataaaattgtcggAATGATACTTTCCAAAAGTATCTTTTAGTAAAAAGACAATCAATGCTTCTGCCCCCGACTGATGCCTCTCCGCAGTTCGAGGTTCGAGCCTCGAGGAGagattttttgatttgaacAGACTATCGGAAATTGAAGTAAAACCACAAATCGAAGAAGTAGGACTACCCGAGGACAGAAAAGAAAGGAATCACGCGGCCATTAGTGAATAAAACATTTAGATGGGAGAACCAGCggaacgcaatattttgtgaaagcaGAGTGTCTGTTATGATAAGGCTCAGGTCAATTTTGCATGAATCTGTCCAGAAAACAGCTGGACCTGAATCTTAAATGATCGATTTTGATCTGAGATAAAATGCTCTGACAACCGTAAATAGTAATCAGATTAAATCTGACCTGAAATCTGACAGGTTACCTGAAAGTTCAGCAGATTCAGGTCGAGTTTTTTGTTGAGACCTGAAAATATTGAGACGGCAACCAGTGCTGCACCGGCTATCAATAAGCCCACTGGGCGATGGATGCAATCGATCGATACTTTCAATATGAACCGACTGTAACGAATTTGTAAGAATAGAGACAGGCCTGTATTGGCTACAAAAAGGCGAGTCAGACGTTCTACTTGAACAGCAGAAATTCTACTCGGTCAGGGTATGggaattttaagtaaaaaatgcAATGGTGCATTAGGATTTGCCCGATTAGCCCACATGGTCAGTTCGGGCCTGGCAGCAGATAATGTATGACCGGAAAGTATAATTCTCTGCTTGCGATAAAGTTGGGTTCTGATTGTCGTTGATTGTCTTTTTACttcaatggaaaatgtatttttgagtTGTTTTTGTAAGTCGGGTTGTCTTTTACAGACGGCCAGAATGTCATTAGAATATCTATGGATTATGTATACTTAAGACGATCTAAGTTTTTCCAATAGATTGATGATACTAAATCTAGCCGTCCGTAAAAGTGTAAGCTTATGAAGTATTTTCTGTCAGCTAAAAAGACGTGTGCGGCATATGCAATTACGAACAGAAAAATGTTACTGTGGACACACGTTTGGATGTGCCACTAtactagaaaaaaaagtgcaaacaaaaatgtgttatgCATGCGAAGCAAatggaacaaataaattagGAACAATAAACCAACGACgaggaattttaattcaattcagCGACAGGGTCTCTATGTTGTGTCAGTTCtgttttgcaaatttttattcttaacaaaaaataaaattttcattcaaattcacCTGACTAGAAGGAAGAGATTCGGATAACTGGCCTGGACTAATCGAGGCCGCGTACTGATGAATATGTGCTGGTGACATTGAGGCAGGCGCCTACATTAATGAAGTTGTTCGAATTTAGTTTTAAAcgaaagaacaaaaaatcaatttcttttctgGGAAATTCATTCAACACAACACAAACAttgcaaaaaagaaataaaacataaaaatttgatggtCGATTGCAGCTCGTATAATGTGAAACAAGCAGCGCAATTATTATGAACGAGAATCTTTTTTGGTCAACGACATTCACTCGGTTGgctcaaaataacaatttgtgAAGCATTCTCagcttcgatttttttcttcgggtttttctaaaaacttattttaacgaacaaaGAACACAACCACCACGGAAATATTAAGATCTTTAGTAATTAGTAAGCTGGCGTGTACTGACCGTATGATATTTGTGTAAATAATCTCTGTTCGGACTGTTTGGCGTACTGCGACCACTTAACGGTGGACTCTGTCGGTCTATCGACCGTCCACGTGCTAACAGGTTCATGTGTTCCAAGCTTCCGACACGTGATTCTAGTTCTTCAGCCCGAGCTTCGGTTGATTGCTTTTCCTCCTGGATCAGCCGTATCTCGTTGTTGATGGCGTCCAATTGTTCCTGAAGCATCATGGCCAATGTTTGAGCGTCGGTATGACCGCTGGGCGACATCATTTCGCCCGTACTGAAAAGACTCTCCGCATCGTCGCCATCGACACCGCCAGAAACATCGAATCCTTGCTGAACGTTAGCCAGTACGTGTGCCTGTTGCATTTTGCCCCATtcctaaaaacaattttttttgcggtTACATTTTCGCTTCGTTAGGTTGGGCGAAtcaaaaatcttacctgttCGGCTAAGCTTCTGGCATAAGCTTGTTCCTCTTCCAGTCTTTGTTTGTTTCGTCGCAGTGATTGTGTATCGAAACTGGTGTGTGAAGCACTCCTTGAAAAATTCGACTGTTCAGCATTGCTTGGAGATAAACTACGTGTTAAAGCTTCAGTCTGTTGAATGTTGAACGCAATTTCCtgtaaatatttcgaattgtcggtcaaccaaaaattgttcttttcGCTGAATCGAATAGGTGAACGTACTTGCTGCAACATTTGTCTTTTGAAATTCTCTATTTCGAGTCTAGTCTTTGACAATTCTTTCATGATGTCGCCCTTCTCTTGGTGCAATTCTTCGGCCAATTTGCGTGCCTTCTCTAATTCCTGCGTCAGAACATTCTTCTCGTCCAGCGCGTGCATACGCTCTTTCAAATGGACCTGCAACCGGTCATTCGACTCGGACAGCAGTTTGTCCACCGTCGACGATAGACGAGAATTGTGCTCCTCGTTCATTTTCAACCGTTGATTCAATCGCATCACTTCGGCATTTTTCTCGTCCAAATTCGTTTCCAATCGTGAAATGCGATCTTCTGCCGAACCGTGACGCTCTTGAGCCTGTAAATGTGATAAATTTGATGAAGGACTATTCGCCGTAAGAGAGGGGATGCCattaaaaacaatcaacaaaatcaaaatcgagATAAAAACAAGCGAGTTGATAAAGGAACCAATAATGGACATGCTAGGAATGttagaaacgacaaaaatattttgaaagaaaaaacaactCGGAATATTAAATCGTCAGAGTATTTTTCGAGTTCTTAGCTTAGTTGCTAAATTAGTTAGGAAAATGCAACGAATCTAAGGAGGATCAATTGTTGTCATTAACATTAATGGAagcaaacaaatcaaaacgaatTACATTGTGGACTCACTCGAGACCAATACCACACATGGACATATATCGCGAACAAAGAATAACTCGGCGGTATAAAAACATGCAGAATTGGTTTGTTAACATAGTGTTATcgatgaaaattataaatggaGATAACTCGACAGCTActtaaaaaaggaaatttagtCGAGAAAGGTAAGCAAAGACATATTGTAAACGTGAATCGATTCGTCAATTCTTAAAACTCTCGGTGTATCTAACCAACCACTTATTATTCGACTTGTTTATAATTTCTGTGAAATATCTTCAAAGAATTGTCGAGAATGCATTCAGTAAGTCTTCAGTTTGAATGTACGTTGTTACTTTCACAATGTCTTCCATTTTGAAAAGGTAGTTTTGCTGGGTAGCTGAAACATTGGAGCAAACCTCTAACAGCAATAGATGTGAGAAACAATGAACAACAATATCACTTCAAATTACTGTCGAAATCTTGTTTAGTATCTGCAATCGTCATTAGTGTTCAGAAACAATGAGACTTCAAACACCGACAAACATACGGTGGgagaattataagaagttaCATTCCACATACGATTTGCACTTTATAATACAAATACATACGTAAATGTCATAACGTTGGtaatgcatgtggaatgaatagcgTCGATTGGATTCCAACTGAGTCGCCTTTTATGGACGGctttatcatctgttatcaacaacgacgCCAGAGATAAATAACTCAGCTCTATCTAACGTCGTCTTAAATGTCAAACGACATTTAAAAACacatgaagtaagagattctCATCAATCTACTGGAAATgtttagatcaaatgaagtagtagattcgataACTGTCTTGCAATATATGCTTGCCGTCCGTGAAAGGTGTTTTAAGCAAGAtcgttaattaaaaattgttaattgtaGAGCACAAAATGCGgttaacgaaatttaaaacaagaaaaaacgaaaaaaaatcaaatttgtataaaatacaaTAATTGAGTATAGAAAAAGAGTAGTGCAGGTGTCAATTTAAGatgttcaatttaattgattcGTGATAAAGACTggaataaaaaactaaaataaatctttttagAAAACGATTGTGgcaaaaatttaagattttttgctCTGTGTTGtttgacataaaataattaattttccaaagaataaaaattttggtcCATTTCGGTGTGTATTGTAAGAAAACTTCTAaatattaagaaaaaaaaacatttaaagcCAACATGTTCCATAATAATGATTAACCAGTTTGTGTGGctaatcaaatatttaatcTGTCGAAATCAAGCAATTGAATTGTTAGTGTTTGACAGCGATACCCCCGTATCTTATTTACAGTTGTTTAATAGTTAGTTAGTCAGTTGTCCTTAAATTACACAATTGACTTCCATTGAGTTACACCAATGTTCAAGAGATATGAGTTCAATGAGTGTCTCACTTCACATAAAGTACATATTTAATCCTATAAGATTTGGTGGATTTGGTCACCCTGCACATTACATAGACACAATTTTATGCAAACGTACGAGGACTGGACTTACTTTCTAGTCTAGGTAATTATGCGAAAAATAGTACTGAACTGTACACTGAAATCATGCAGCTTGTACTCCCCAACAGGGCCTAATTTCTGAAGACTTACCAGAACTTTTACCAGTGAATTCGGTAAATTATTACCAGTAGTAGGCCCTGATAAGCCAGTGCTACTATGGGTCACGATTCTAGTTATTCGGCCCTTTTCCATTACTCACGATTGAGAGTAATAAAGTGGAACCACATCAGACATAGAGGCGAGTTACTATActgccaaatagggtcttatgaagtttggatgcatctatgatgaaatatatacacctaaacatttcaacttctatttcatcgtagatgcatccaaaccacataaccacctatttggcccaaaagcacattaaattacctgtcaaatgaaACCCTACACGACCATATACGTTTTGTGAACAgggtaagtcttcggttgaaaactttaactacacagatttcagtgtcgatgaattttaaacacaataagtCCTCATTCGACTCAATAGTACGTGTAAtcacctttctaatgacaccccacacgaccatatACGGCTCGTgaaactggagaaatttttgtaagaaaagtgcaagttttcggtttttgatcacctttcaccagccacacaaacgtcgaagaatttttttgaaagtggttttggcttctagggtcgaatacctttcaaggcacatataaaaaattccactggaaaatgcgtccgatttcggtaggctgtttttcaaaagaatccctacAGAGAATTAAATGTTACGTCAATTTGTTAACAAAGGGTATATACGGAGCATCGCATTCAGTCTGGTTtcgcaattatttttttaatttaagagGCTCATTACGCAAAGAATAAATAATCGAAAGGTCGCGATAACTCAGTATAGATATAAAGTAACCATGGTCCTGACTCCTCTGACTAAATTTCTTCCGTTGCGCCGTCGAAACAATACAATCGCTTTCATTTCCCACTTCAacagattgcaattttgacaaattagTATACTTAGACTTAGTACCATATATCTGTTTCAACATTGACTACGACGAATTACCAaacgacaaaaatagaaaCTTTCGTACAATCAATACAATCAATACAAttccaataaattattttcaattttttttttaaatatagaaaaaaaatagtgaaGATTGTCTTTCGGTTAAAAAGACATCTTTTGACCCCGCCTACCTGCGTTCCTACCTGCGTGAGGGCTTCCATACGAGCCTTCAACTGTTCTTCCATTTCAGGTAATTTCGACAACTGAGCCAACTTCTGTTCCGATAATTCTAATTTCTCTTGAATGGCAGCGATTTTCTCATCTTGAAGCTATGAAAGACGACGAAGAAAACATTGATTTGGTCACTCTCaaagaaaaccgaaaatgTCCCCAAACCTTTAGCTGAGCCTCTTTGTGTCTCAGTTCCTGCTCCAATTTCTCATTCAAATCGTGAAGTGACGTTGACTCCCTTTGAGCATGCAGGTAACGTTTCTCCAGTGTGGCAATACGTTCCTCTTGGTCTTCCTTTTGAGCGACATTTTCACGCAAGTCCCGCTGCAATTTAACGCAATGTTCCTGTGCTTTACCGAATTCTTTCTGATGTTTCGACAAATTGTCTTCCAGCTCGctgattttattattcaaatccGACACTCGACGTTGCCATTGTGATAGTTCGGAGGTCTAAtcgagaaaaaggaaattgtttGATCGGCAAAAATCAATCGAACTTTTGTTGAGGGAAATTACTTGTTTCTCAATGATTGTCTGTAATTCATGCGTTTTGCCAGCATAATCCACCGTTTCTTGACTTTCACCATTGAGACCTTGACCAGTCTGTTCAATCGTATCCGATGCGgataacaataaattaatacGACAAACTAATCGAATTAAACGTATTCAGAATCATTACCTTTTCACCATCTCCATTTTCCTTCGTACCATCTTGGTTCGACAGTTGAATTGCACCGGATTTGAATTGTTGTAACTGTGAAAAGATGTTGTTAAATATGAAATAAGCCAATAAACGAAATAGGAAATGGCAATTTGTCGTCTTGTCTGTGTATTGTAGTTGGTGTATACAAAATGTTGTTCACATACAATATCCCCGAAAGGGTTAAGCAAGTTTTCCATTATGGAAATTTCAGTCAATATTTTGTCAAGTTTTTTCGTTGAGAGCTTTTTATTACTTTCCGAAAAGGTTCCATCAATGTTTAGCCTCGGAAAAGTTATGCTCATCACACAAAACTTCTGacagattttgttgttgtattgaTTCATCAACAAGGTTTATTATGTCGACggaaatgttattttatgaAAGTTTGTCGTAACAAAATAAGCTAATTGACGGCTTACCTCTTCTTTGGTTGTACTTAATTCTTCTTCTAAGGCTGTATTTTTCTCTAATGATACTCGCAATCGCTCGCGCACCTATTCAatagcaaaattattgttaatgACTTTTCGGTCGAACACCAGCGGTAAACTTCATGTAGCGAGTACACGTCTTGTCTTATACATACCTTTTCATCTAATGCTTTATGGTGTTCGAATAAACTTTTCAGCGCTTTCAGAACTTCCACTTCACTGGAGACACCGCTTTGTGCTGCCGCTTGGCGCTTCACAACTGTCATTCGTAACGAGCGTTCATGCCGAGATACTAGACATTCCAAATGTTCCAACAGTAACTGAAATGGTAAGAAAATAGTAAATGCCTGGAGGCTGGAAAGTTATTCTTACACTTAAGATAAATAGCTAGCTCACGATTCACTACATCCATTTTCGTAGTAAGTTTGTATTTTCAGAAGGGTTTGACCGATAAACTTTATTCTCAACCTCAACTTTTAGTGGAGAAGGAGACTTAAAACTGGCAGGGACATCACGgcagaaaatttgatttcttctgAGATGTGTCACATCTGAGACAATAACTTACGATCCCAATCGAGTAAGAAATTAGTTCTCGCTATATTCGTTTGTCAACTCACTGGTTATCGGTGGGTTCTGATATAACCCCTCAAAatccgtgcttccacctacgtaataaaCACAAACCAAGCGAGCTAAAGAAGCAGAAGAAGCGAACTAAACTTAATCTATTCGAAATCGGATAAATGTAA
Above is a genomic segment from Bradysia coprophila strain Holo2 chromosome IV unlocalized genomic scaffold, BU_Bcop_v1 contig_106, whole genome shotgun sequence containing:
- the LOC119070821 gene encoding liprin-alpha-1 isoform X5 — its product is MWNMMCDVMPTIAEDNISQRSSQFSGEDANFEQLMVSMLDERDKLMDSLREAQERLGESEMKLTDAEKERDSLQRQINANLPQEFATLTKELTQARETLLERDEEIAELKAERNNTRLLLEHLECLVSRHERSLRMTVVKRQAAAQSGVSSEVEVLKALKSLFEHHKALDEKVRERLRVSLEKNTALEEELSTTKEELQQFKSGAIQLSNQDGTKENGDGEKTGQGLNGESQETVDYAGKTHELQTIIEKQTSELSQWQRRVSDLNNKISELEDNLSKHQKEFGKAQEHCVKLQRDLRENVAQKEDQEERIATLEKRYLHAQRESTSLHDLNEKLEQELRHKEAQLKLQDEKIAAIQEKLELSEQKLAQLSKLPEMEEQLKARMEALTQVGTQAQERHGSAEDRISRLETNLDEKNAEVMRLNQRLKMNEEHNSRLSSTVDKLLSESNDRLQVHLKERMHALDEKNVLTQELEKARKLAEELHQEKGDIMKELSKTRLEIENFKRQMLQQEIAFNIQQTEALTRSLSPSNAEQSNFSRSASHTSFDTQSLRRNKQRLEEEQAYARSLAEQEWGKMQQAHVLANVQQGFDVSGGVDGDDAESLFSTGEMMSPSGHTDAQTLAMMLQEQLDAINNEIRLIQEEKQSTEARAEELESRVGSLEHMNLLARGRSIDRQSPPLSGRSTPNSPNRDYLHKYHTLNLPALSADVSRDELHGMSLGDSSSGGAASPLTARSIRLERVAQALAHSQEELRRRSMGLSPSQGHNNLRLYHTTPYYHSHRVGNSNYAPSPLSSRHGSQESLRHYSTMGSMSMLQTPTSSSRDAAAAAQKKKGLKSSLGRFFSKKEKVKGVKDSMPDGSASMMSMSGLSIAMSDVDSNYDTVSISGGRSSKMSSVDYGRQKKKEHDYRHDLLGEAMKAGTPFALWNGPTIVAWLELWVGMPAWYVAACRANVKSGAIMSALSDTEIQREIGISNPLHRLKLRLAIQEMVSLTSPSAPQTTRTTLAFGDMNHEWIGNYWLPSLGLPQYRTTFMECLVDARMLDHLTKKDLRGQLKMVDSFHRTSLQYGISCLKRLNYDRASLEERRKACENSISDVLVWSNDRLIRWISSVGCKEYGNNLLESGVHGALIALDESFDANAMALALQIPTQNTQARQNLELEFTSLLQMATDRRPETEQLNKS
- the LOC119070821 gene encoding liprin-alpha-1 isoform X1, producing MWNMMCDVMPTIAEDNISQRSSQFSGEDANFEQLMVSMLDERDKLMDSLREAQERLGESEMKLTDAEKERDSLQRQINANLPQEFATLTKELTQARETLLERDEEIAELKAERNNTRLLLEHLECLVSRHERSLRMTVVKRQAAAQSGVSSEVEVLKALKSLFEHHKALDEKVRERLRVSLEKNTALEEELSTTKEELQQFKSGAIQLSNQDGTKENGDGEKTGQGLNGESQETVDYAGKTHELQTIIEKQTSELSQWQRRVSDLNNKISELEDNLSKHQKEFGKAQEHCVKLQRDLRENVAQKEDQEERIATLEKRYLHAQRESTSLHDLNEKLEQELRHKEAQLKLQDEKIAAIQEKLELSEQKLAQLSKLPEMEEQLKARMEALTQVGTQAQERHGSAEDRISRLETNLDEKNAEVMRLNQRLKMNEEHNSRLSSTVDKLLSESNDRLQVHLKERMHALDEKNVLTQELEKARKLAEELHQEKGDIMKELSKTRLEIENFKRQMLQQEIAFNIQQTEALTRSLSPSNAEQSNFSRSASHTSFDTQSLRRNKQRLEEEQAYARSLAEQEWGKMQQAHVLANVQQGFDVSGGVDGDDAESLFSTGEMMSPSGHTDAQTLAMMLQEQLDAINNEIRLIQEEKQSTEARAEELESRVGSLEHMNLLARGRSIDRQSPPLSGRSTPNSPNRDYLHKYHTAPASMSPAHIHQYAASISPGQLSESLPSSQLNLPALSADVSRDELHGMSLGDSSSGGAASPLTARSIRLERVAQALAHSQEELRRRSMGLSPSQGHNNLRLYHTTPYYHSHRVGNSNYAPSPLSSRHGSQESLRHYSTMGSMSMLQTPTSSSRDAAAAAQKKKGLKSSLGRFFSKKEKVKGVKDSMPDGSASMMSMSGLSIAMSDVDSNYDTVSISGGRSSKMSSVDYGRQKKKEHDYRHDLLGEAMKAGTPFALWNGPTIVAWLELWVGMPAWYVAACRANVKSGAIMSALSDTEIQREIGISNPLHRLKLRLAIQEMVSLTSPSAPQTTRTTLAFGDMNHEWIGNYWLPSLGLPQYRTTFMECLVDARMLDHLTKKDLRGQLKMVDSFHRTSLQYGISCLKRLNYDRASLEERRKACENSISDVLVWSNDRLIRWISSVGCKEYGNNLLESGVHGALIALDESFDANAMALALQIPTQNTQARQNLELEFTSLLQMATDRRPETEQLNKS
- the LOC119070821 gene encoding liprin-alpha-1 isoform X2 gives rise to the protein MWNMMCDVMPTIAEDNISQRSSQFSGEDANFEQLMVSMLDERDKLMDSLREAQERLGESEMKLTDAEKERDSLQRQINANLPQEFATLTKELTQARETLLERDEEIAELKAERNNTRLLLEHLECLVSRHERSLRMTVVKRQAAAQSGVSSEVEVLKALKSLFEHHKALDEKVRERLRVSLEKNTALEEELSTTKEELQQFKSGAIQLSNQDGTKENGDGEKTGQGLNGESQETVDYAGKTHELQTIIEKQTSELSQWQRRVSDLNNKISELEDNLSKHQKEFGKAQEHCVKLQRDLRENVAQKEDQEERIATLEKRYLHAQRESTSLHDLNEKLEQELRHKEAQLKLQDEKIAAIQEKLELSEQKLAQLSKLPEMEEQLKARMEALTQAQERHGSAEDRISRLETNLDEKNAEVMRLNQRLKMNEEHNSRLSSTVDKLLSESNDRLQVHLKERMHALDEKNVLTQELEKARKLAEELHQEKGDIMKELSKTRLEIENFKRQMLQQEIAFNIQQTEALTRSLSPSNAEQSNFSRSASHTSFDTQSLRRNKQRLEEEQAYARSLAEQEWGKMQQAHVLANVQQGFDVSGGVDGDDAESLFSTGEMMSPSGHTDAQTLAMMLQEQLDAINNEIRLIQEEKQSTEARAEELESRVGSLEHMNLLARGRSIDRQSPPLSGRSTPNSPNRDYLHKYHTAPASMSPAHIHQYAASISPGQLSESLPSSQLNLPALSADVSRDELHGMSLGDSSSGGAASPLTARSIRLERVAQALAHSQEELRRRSMGLSPSQGHNNLRLYHTTPYYHSHRVGNSNYAPSPLSSRHGSQESLRHYSTMGSMSMLQTPTSSSRDAAAAAQKKKGLKSSLGRFFSKKEKVKGVKDSMPDGSASMMSMSGLSIAMSDVDSNYDTVSISGGRSSKMSSVDYGRQKKKEHDYRHDLLGEAMKAGTPFALWNGPTIVAWLELWVGMPAWYVAACRANVKSGAIMSALSDTEIQREIGISNPLHRLKLRLAIQEMVSLTSPSAPQTTRTTLAFGDMNHEWIGNYWLPSLGLPQYRTTFMECLVDARMLDHLTKKDLRGQLKMVDSFHRTSLQYGISCLKRLNYDRASLEERRKACENSISDVLVWSNDRLIRWISSVGCKEYGNNLLESGVHGALIALDESFDANAMALALQIPTQNTQARQNLELEFTSLLQMATDRRPETEQLNKS
- the LOC119070821 gene encoding liprin-alpha-1 isoform X6, which codes for MWNMMCDVMPTIAEDNISQRSSQFSGEDANFEQLMVSMLDERDKLMDSLREAQERLGESEMKLTDAEKERDSLQRQINANLPQEFATLTKELTQARETLLERDEEIAELKAERNNTRLLLEHLECLVSRHERSLRMTVVKRQAAAQSGVSSEVEVLKALKSLFEHHKALDEKVRERLRVSLEKNTALEEELSTTKEELQQFKSGAIQLSNQDGTKENGDGEKTGQGLNGESQETVDYAGKTHELQTIIEKQTSELSQWQRRVSDLNNKISELEDNLSKHQKEFGKAQEHCVKLQRDLRENVAQKEDQEERIATLEKRYLHAQRESTSLHDLNEKLEQELRHKEAQLKLQDEKIAAIQEKLELSEQKLAQLSKLPEMEEQLKARMEALTQAQERHGSAEDRISRLETNLDEKNAEVMRLNQRLKMNEEHNSRLSSTVDKLLSESNDRLQVHLKERMHALDEKNVLTQELEKARKLAEELHQEKGDIMKELSKTRLEIENFKRQMLQQEIAFNIQQTEALTRSLSPSNAEQSNFSRSASHTSFDTQSLRRNKQRLEEEQAYARSLAEQEWGKMQQAHVLANVQQGFDVSGGVDGDDAESLFSTGEMMSPSGHTDAQTLAMMLQEQLDAINNEIRLIQEEKQSTEARAEELESRVGSLEHMNLLARGRSIDRQSPPLSGRSTPNSPNRDYLHKYHTLNLPALSADVSRDELHGMSLGDSSSGGAASPLTARSIRLERVAQALAHSQEELRRRSMGLSPSQGHNNLRLYHTTPYYHSHRVGNSNYAPSPLSSRHGSQESLRHYSTMGSMSMLQTPTSSSRDAAAAAQKKKGLKSSLGRFFSKKEKVKGVKDSMPDGSASMMSMSGLSIAMSDVDSNYDTVSISGGRSSKMSSVDYGRQKKKEHDYRHDLLGEAMKAGTPFALWNGPTIVAWLELWVGMPAWYVAACRANVKSGAIMSALSDTEIQREIGISNPLHRLKLRLAIQEMVSLTSPSAPQTTRTTLAFGDMNHEWIGNYWLPSLGLPQYRTTFMECLVDARMLDHLTKKDLRGQLKMVDSFHRTSLQYGISCLKRLNYDRASLEERRKACENSISDVLVWSNDRLIRWISSVGCKEYGNNLLESGVHGALIALDESFDANAMALALQIPTQNTQARQNLELEFTSLLQMATDRRPETEQLNKS